Proteins encoded together in one Theileria parva strain Muguga chromosome 3 map unlocalized ctg_530, whole genome shotgun sequence window:
- the Abcc5 gene encoding ABC transporter family protein has translation MNKDTCVENNTDSSNWYQSGKDVEFDDPYGSESEIKSDNEDAEKGTETLPDDTTEVQDETEKEGPKRKKKYLNYSQSTGISFFFFSWMTDWIKLASKGELKHEDFPDIPDSDFDQYATAEFGSCLDKYRDYEKCNKLVKLVGRSRLCVLKVFRRSFVFIFCFSIFNDIFEVFNSYLLRHVMKQKMPTTMKELLRYFGLVFLVLIVNLVDIVTDGHHYFYYRRLVLRIENLLFSFLFSRILSKNHFSIENGSHRSEPRSDSFLIPLDPNNSFNISALPRYHHKSSGIVDSQANFKLEKINKKNKKSSRFSKRPKNVRFDEEEISLLNLALFDISEIAWGILKLIDLLTIPLKILIIGCWLYYQVGTTAIKAVSFIIISSVLMVLSEYQSAKLVKGYVARIDYRISKTLIILENLTNFKMFRWLNLCKQSVLMSRIIELQLCLKRTILSSIGSWLGISLPSILGLAVFLIYSTSQKRVANLDPSFTIPLLHTLNHFIKPFKDLPSDLSDHLETTISCVRIETFLFSKQLKSYIDTNFTGSGTSPNSTTPSPSFESTPKKAQDLTTMVKTIYEEEIETGRSTLIDESDNIFDNGGFFTDDKVNFQIGKQEEEQTEEDKYVVYMKNATFCRGEKKIFSGISFKLRQRDKVVISGSNITEKFLFSMCLIDELRHTDGIYFNHYINKNMCTGIVSQSPWIPMGTIREIILFGNQYNRKLYEKIIEICQLSHDFANWKMNDMRFIDEGGQNLSTGQKVRISLARTLYTLYANYFELDNFKSMSSNGAVSTNNNGGKKNKMGNLVILDEIFTVLDPQIATKIFSNLFGRDGILNNFTCIITIQDSFLPTLKDTKYNNYFKFYTLTTAYIQPITFYSHEEILEVENTEEEESDENTLPLERKSSSESAKEDKFKEFEEEPQEPVTRSETGPQGSELEVNKKDKELDEKEKLFGSNELFSNGNQNICLVKLENFIWYLKKVGLRLVILVVSVSFTAMMLNVGSDIVVSKWSPPKSKAEAMAGKVSQVMQMKRTSYLMKLNYLYIFTFLTSCTIVLFLWRSLLEVQGTLSAAHKVYSSALNGILNCPIVIFNKIPIANINNRLSADQSYVDYSVFRRFSHFMSSFIYTFLTAASLCYLNPWSALLIPLLILLSYLFVFKMYIPMSIFNMRSSLETRGYICSQFSQVISGSYVIKCLNNENYIMNNFLKYLKIHQNTKFFCHASSSWTMIRLKILTYPLIVINLLKPLIPIISDAKFNSAESRKIAEMPSATRMAQEEKKNEMVDGNIGLALTYSYKFAKLLKSTLNKIVELETEMCASQRLQELAKLDPDYDIAEEKIFTFKRRSKVNKNLVTTKINHINSKVSISPGSLTPSLTSLGSFDEPEDTLSEGLSVSNVVVKYDSKICLNQINFKTDKNEHVGLIGRTGAGKSTLLQSLAGLIKLDSGTIRIDGVDISKISNEKMKNLVGILPHTPPLLPGWTVRRYIDPEDKHTDEEIYKAAKMCNYTKFIGYLLRCDFENKNKKDGDGTKLTDEQSEFGDYAESEINDELIIGGDTFENLIKALDIRIAKQKENKCITVSDVDLQYLTLLKLYLDRNKLRLILIDECYTVEQDNKHKLEQITVIINRLFKENIVIIVAHQHESLSLCNRVLLLEGGKIGEIQHEN, from the exons GTAGACTGTGTGTGTTAAAGGTATTTAGAAGAAGTTTTGTGTTCATATTCTGTTtctcaatttttaatgacATATTCGAAGTGTTCAACTCATACCTACTGAGGCACGTGATGAAACAAAAAATGCCAACCACGATGAAAGAGCTTTTAAGAT ATTTTGGACTGGTGTTTTTGGTGTTGATAGTCAACTTGGTGGATATAGTGACGGATGGACACCATTATTTCTACTACCGGAGACTAGTGTTAAGAATAGAGAATCTCTTATTTTCATTCTTGTTTAGTAGAATACTGTCTAAAAATCACTTTAGCATAGAAAATGGATCTCATAGATCTGAGCCCAGGTCTGACTCATTCCTAATACCATTAGACCCGAATAATAGCTTTAACATATCAGCATTGCCTAGGTACCACCATAAAAGTAGTGGGATAGTGGATAGTCAAGCAAACTTCAAGCTCGAAAAGATTAAcaagaaaaataaaaagagCTCGAGATTCTCAAAAAGACCGAAAAACGTGAGGTTTGACGAGGAGGAAATAAGCTTGTTAAATCTGGCCCTGTTTGACATTTCAGAGATTGCATGGGGAATTCTTAAGTTAATTGACCTTCTGACCATCCCGCTgaagattttaataatagGTTGCTGGCTTTACTACCAAGTAGGAACAACAGCAATAAAAGCAGTGAGCTTTATAATCATCTCGAGTGTACTGATGGTCCTGTCTGAATACCAGTCGGCGAAATTAGTCAAGGGGTATGTGGCAAGGATAGATTACAGAATCTCTAAAACCCTGATCATTCTGGAAAACCTTACaaactttaaaatgttCAGATGGTTGAACCTCTGTAAGCAATCAGTATTGATGAGTAGGATCATAGAACTACAACTGTGCCTGAAAAGAACTATACTCAGCTCCATCGGGTCATGGCTTGGAATAAGCCTACCCAGTATTCTAGGACTGGCGGTTTTCCTTATTTATTCAACAAGTCAGAAAAGAGTGGCGAATTTAGACCCGTCGTTCACAATCCCACTCCTGCATACTCTTAACCATTTTATTAAGCCCTTTAAGGACCTCCCATCAGATTTAAGTGACCATCTGGAAACCACAATATCATGTGTCCGTATAGAGACTTTTCTGTTCTCCAAGCAGTTAAAGTCGTATATTGACACTAATTTCACAGGTTCTGGAACTAGCCCTAACTCTACAACGCCATCACCTTCATTTGAAAGCACACCGAAGAAGGCGCAGGATCTGACAACAATGGTGAAAACAATATACGAAGAGGAAATAGAAACAGGAAGAAGCACTTTGATAGATGAAAGCGATAATATCTTCGACAATGGAGGCTTTTTTACAGACGATAAGGTGAATTTCCAGATTGGTAAACAGGAGGAGGAGCAAACCGAAGAAGATAAATACGTCGTCTATATGAAAAATGCAACCTTTTGTAGAGGAGAGAAGAAGATATTCAGTGGAATTAGTTTCAAGTTACGCCAAAGAGATAAAGTTGTAATCTCAGGATCAAACATTACTGAGAAGTTTTTATTTAGCATGTGCCTGATAGATGAATTACGACACACTGACG GGATATACTTTAACCACTACATTAATAAGAATATGTGCACGGGAATAGTGAGCCAGAGCCCGTGGATACCAATGGGGACAATCAGGGAAATAATACTGTTTGGAAACCAGTACAACAGGAAGCTTTACGAAAAAATCATTGAAATCTGCCAACTTAGCCATGACTTTGCAAACTGGAAGATGAACGATATGCGGTTCATAGATGAAGGTGGACAAAATCTATCAACGGGGCAGAAAGTAAGAATATCACTAGCAAGAACATTGTACACACTGTATGCAAATTACTTTGAACTTGATAATTTCAAATCCATGAGCAGTAATGGAGCAGTGAGTACAAATAACAATGGAGGAAAAAAGAACAAGATGGGAAATTTGGTTATACTGGATGAGATCTTTACAGTCCTTGACCCACAAATAGCCAcgaaaatttttagtaaCCTGTTTGGAAGGGACGGAATACTGAATAACTTCACATGCATCATAACAATACAAGATAGTTTCTTGCCAACGTTAAAGGATACCAAGTATAACaattactttaaattttatacctTGACGACGGCATATATTCAGCCAATAACATTCTACTCTCATGAAGAAATTTTAGAAGTTGAAAATACTGAGGAGGAGGAATCAGATGAAAATACGTTACCACTAGAAAGAAAAAGTTCAAGTGAAAGTGCGAAAGAGGATAAGTTTAAAGAATTTGAGGAAGAACCGCAAGAACCTGTAACAAGAAGTGAAACCGGACCGCAAGGCAGTGAACTGGAAGTTAACAAGAAGGACAAGGAGTTGGATGAAAAGGAGAAGCTTTTTGGAAGCAACGAACTCTTTAGTAACGGTAACCAGAATATATGCCTTGTCAAGCTGGAAAATTTCATATGGTACCTCAAGAAGGTAGGACTCAGACTAGTAATACTCGTGGTCTCAGTCTCATTTACAGCAATGATGCTAAACGTTGGAAGCGATATTGTAGTATCAAAATGGTCACCACCAAAATCTAAAGCCGAAGCAATGGCAG GCAAAGTAAGTCAAGTAATGCAGATGAAAAGGACTAGTTATTTGATGAAGTTGAACTATTTGTACATCTTCACGTTTTTGACCTCTTGTACAATTGTACTGTTTTTGTGGAGATCACTTTTGGAAGTCCAAGGAACACTGAGCGCAGCACACAAGGTCTACTCAAGTGCACTAAACGGTATACTGAATTGTCCTATAGTGATATTCAACAAGATACCAATAGCAAACATAAACAACAGACTTAGCGCAGACCAAAGTTACGTGGATTACAGCGTGTTTCGAAGATTTTCACACTTCATGTCATCATTCATATATACATTTCTGACA gCTGCATCACTGTGTTATTTGAACCCATGGTCAGCACTCCTAATACCCCTGTTGATATTGTTATCATATTTGTTCGTGTTCAAAATGTACATACCAATGTCAAT atttaacaTGAGGAGCAGTTTGGAAACTAGAGGATATATCTGCAGTCAGTTCTCCCAAGTCATATCAGGCTCCTACGTAATAAAGTGCCTCAACAACGAAAATTACATCATGAACAACTTTTTAAAGTACCTGAAAATACATCAAAACACCAAGTTCTTCTGCCATGCCTCGTCCAGCTGGACCATGATCAGGCTTAAAATACTGACGTACCCGCTGATTGTAATTAACTTGCTGAAACCCCTAATTCCGATCATAAGCGACGCTAAGTTTAACTCCGCAGAGAGCCGCAAAATAGCAGAAATGCCAAGTGCCACCAGAATGGCACAGGAAGAGAAGAAAAATGAGATGGTAGATGGGAACATAGGCCTGGCGCTAACATATTCATATAAGTTCGCAAAGCTATTAAAGTCAACACTCAATAAAATCGTGGAACTAGAAACTGAAATGTGTGCATCACAACGTTTACAA GAATTGGCAAAGCTGGACCCAGATTATGATATAGCAGAAGAAAAGATATTCACATTCAAGAGAAGAAGTAAAGTGAATAAAAACTTGGTTACTACTAAGATTAATCACATTAACAGTAAAGTGTCAATATCACCGGGGAGCCTAACACCCTCGCTCACCAGCTTGGGATCCTTTGATGAACCTGAAGATACCCTTTCTGAAGGCTTGTCAGTTAGCAATGTGGTAGTTAAGTACGATAGCAAGATTTGCTTAAACCAAATTAACTTCAAAactgataaaaatgaacaCGTTGGATTAATAGGAAGAACAGGGGCAG GGAAAAGCACTTTATTACAAAGTCTAGCAGGCTTAATTAAGCTCGATTCAGGGACTATAAGGATCGACGGAGTTGATATATCGAAAATTTCGAATGAGAAGATGAAAAACTTGGTAGGAATCCTGCCACATACACCACCGCTATTACCAGGATGGACAGTGAGGAGGTACATTGACCCGGAAGACAAGCACACAGACGAGGAAATTTACAAGGCAGCCAAGATGTGCAACTACACAAAGTTTATCGGATACCTGTTAAGGTGCGACTTTGAAAACAAGAACAAGAAGGACGGAGATGGTACAAAATTAACTGATGAACAAAGCGAGTTCGGAGATTACGCTGAAAGCGAGATAAACGACGAGTTGATCATAGGAGGAGATACCTTTGAGAACTTAATAAAGGCCCTGGACATTAGAATTGCGAAACAAAAGGAAAATAAATGCATCACAGTCTCAGATGTCGATCTTCAGTATTTGACGCTACTGAAACTATACCTTGACAGAAACAAGTTAAGGCTCATTTTAATTGACGAATGTTACACAGTGGAGCAGGATAATAAGCACAAGCTGGAACAGATAACTGTCATCATTAATAGGCTATTTAAGGAGAATATTGTCATAATAGTGGCTCACCAACACGAATCTCTAAG CCTATGTAACCGAGTGCTACTATTGGAAGGCGGGAAGATTGGAGAAATCCAACACgaaaattaa
- a CDS encoding putative integral membrane protein, translating to MRDRLLLENLDEGKPAIWHRNTLSLINENKFDNLKKSTPTQIVYPNSSFNIGLPVDSINLQESSNTNYDDPLYDEDGNDKPLIVYASNKPENAKNFRSYLLLVCLMIFYTIFVLYFGHLMKSHVDFTRSSVVYLKITKVSIFLYLTVLVLLSFGYSQVLRFNSLMTTVLMALGLFYIENIYGVLLSSVQLSVLVCNYHSIYKNTPKVFMVSSVQ from the exons atgagAGATAGACTCCTTTTAGAAAATCTAGATGAGGGGAAACCAGCAATTTGGCATCGCAATACATTATCCCTTATTAACgagaataaatttgataatctAAAAAAAAGCACTCCAACACAAATTGTATACCCAAATTCCTCATTTAATATCGGATTACCCGTTGATTCCATTAATCTTCAGGAATCTTCAAACACGAACTACGATG ACCCTTTATATGACGAAGACGGGAATGATAAGCCGTTAATTGTCTACGCTTCTAATAAACCAG AAAACGCCAAAAATTTCAGAAGCTACCTACTTTTGGTGTGTTTAATGATCTTTTATACCATTTTTGTCCTCTATTTTGGGCATTTGATGAAATCGCACGTTGATTTTACGAGGTCAAGCGTGGTATACCTGAAGATTACCAAGGTCTCAATTTTCCTCTATTTGACCGTTTTGGTTCTTTTATCCTTCGGGTATTCTCAAGTTTTAAGGTTTAATAGTCTAATGACGACTGTATTAATGGCACTTGGACTCTTTTACATCGAAAA CATCTACGGAGTCCTACTGTCTTCGGTACAGCTCTCGGTCCTCGTTTGCAACTATCACTcgatttataaaaatacaccTAAGGTTTTTATGGTATCTTCCGTCCAGTAA